The genomic DNA TACTTCTGGTGGTTTCGGAGAGTATATTCGCGTGCCAGCATCTTGGATTATCTCTTTGCCAGAGGGAATGTCATTAAAGGAAAGTATGATGTACGGGACAGCAGGTTTTACAGCTGCTTTATCAGTATATAAGCTTATTAGAGCAGGAGTAACGCCTAGTATGGGCGATGTTTTAGTAACGGGGGCTACAGGCGGCGTAGGGAGTGTGGCTGTTAGTATTTTAAGTAAGTTAGGATATAACGTAGTAGGAGCGACAGGGAAAATGGAAGAGGAAGAGGTGTTACTACGTTTAGGGGCGAAAAAGGTGATTCATCGCGCGGAATTGAATGATGAATCCGGAAGACCAATGCTTAAAGGAATATACGCCGGAGTTATCGATACTGTAGGTGGACATATGTTAGAAACAGCTTTGAAAACGGTAAAGTATGGTGGTTGTGTAACGACATGCGGTAATGTGGCCGGCCAGGAATTACAAACAACGGTATACCCGTTTATTTTGCGAGGTATAAGCCTTTTAGGGGTAGATTCTGTGCAATGCCCAGTGGATGTGAGAAGAGATGTATGGACACTCTTAGCAAGTGAATGGGAAAATAAAGAGTTACTATCTTATACAGAAGAATGTACATTAGAAGAGTTAGATGAGAAGTTTACACTTATATTGCAAGGAAAGTTAAAAGGAAGAACAATAGTAAATATGAAATGAAAAAGAGACGCTTACATTAGCGTCTCTTTCCTATTATAATGATTGTTTTAAATTGATTTTACCTTGTTCACCTAAAACACCATCAGCAATATTTACAGCGTGATCACCGATACGCTCTAAGTTACTTACCATATCAACGAAGATGATACTTGCATCACCTGAACAGCTACGTTCGTTTAGACGTAATACGTGACGTTTACGAAGAACACGTTCCATTTGGTCGATTTTACGTTCTTTTGCAATAACCGTTTGTGCTAGTTCAGTATCGAAGTTTGTTAAAGCTTCAACTGCGTCTTGTAATGTTGAAATTGTTAATTCAAGCATTTCATTTAGTTCAGCTAGTGCTTCGTCTGATAGGGAAACACGGTTTGAAATTTGGAAATCTACAAGTTCTACTAGGTTTTCTACATGATCACCAACACGTTCAATATCTCCAACAACACCTGCTAAAACGGAATGTTTTTCAGAGTCTGAAGGTGAAAGCGGCTTTTCCGATAGTAAAACTAAATACTCGGTAATTTTTTTATCTAAATTGTTAATAGCTCCTTCTAATTGAGTAGCCATGTTTTCATGCTTTTTGTCTTGTGTATTTAAATATTGATTCGCTTCTTTTAAGCCGTGTAATGAAAATTCAGCCATACGCACAACCTCTTTTTGAGCTTCAGTTAAAGCAATAGCTGGAGATTGCTCAATAAAGATTGGATTTAAATGTTGCGGTTTGAAGTTAATAGATGAATCTTCACCACGAATGATTTTTGTTACGATCCATGCTAATACTGCAATAAATGGGAACTGAATGATTGTATTTGTTACGTTAAATGTTCCATGTGCAAATGCAATTGTCATTTCTGGATTTAAGTTTAATGACGTTTGGAAATATTGGATTAAACTTGTAAATGGTACTAATAAAATTGTAAAGATAATGGTACCGATAATATTAAAGATAACGTGAACTAATGCTGCACGTCTTGCGGCAATTGAAGTACCGATTGCTGCTAATACTGCTGTAATTGTTGTACCGATGTTATCACCGAACAATACAGGAAGAGAAGCTTGTAAATCAATAGCACCTTGACCGAATAGTTCTTGTAAAATACCGATTGTTGCGCTTGAGCTTTGTACAATTAAAGTGAACACTGTACCGACAATAATTCCTAAAATTGGATTGTCACTCATGCTAACCATTAACTCTTGGAATGACTCTAAAGAGCGAAGAGGTTTCATACCTGCGCTCATTAATTCTAAACCGAAGAATAACATACCAAAACCGAATACAACTTGACCTACAGAATGTACTTTTTTATTTTTAAAGAAGAATAGTAAAATAGCTCCAATTGCCATAACTGGGAGCGCATATTCTCCGATTTTAATTCCGATAATAAATGCAGTAACTGTCGTTCCGATGTTCGCACCCATAATAACACCGATTGCTTGTCTTAATGTCATAAATCCGGCACTTACAAGTCCGACTGTTAAAGCGGTTGTTCCTGAACTTGATTGGATTAATACAGTAACTAACATACCTGCTAGTACACCCATAAGTGGGTTTGTTGTAAAGCGATCTAAAATATCGCGAAGACGATCACCAGCTGCTTGTTGCAGTCCATCGCCCATGTATTTAATCCCGAATAAGAAAATACCTAATCCACCAATGAACTGGAAGATCATATCTTGAACATTATATTCCACGCATTCCACTCCTTAAATTTCATGTACGCTGTAATTATTAACTAAACCTTGAGGCACTGTAAACGATTTATCAGTAAAATTTACACTAAATTTACAAAGGGATGAAAAGTTTACAATTCTTTAAAGAAACAGCTGTATTTTATTGGTTTTTATCTTTTGTAAATCGTATTTTTGTAAAGAAATCACACTCTTTAGAATAGTGTTTTTCATTTGTATATGAAGGAAAGCGTCTGTGAGTTCATCGTATATTTTTTGATGAAAGGTAAAAAAATATGTAGGAAATGCATGTAGTTTTATAACAGCAAAATAAGGGAGAACCATTCTTTTGACACGATAAAAAAGCCGCTGAATTATCCAGCAGCTTTTTCCGTATTTTTATCACCATGCTTTTGTTTTCTTATACTTGTAATGTAAATGAAGAGGAAAGCAATAAGTAATAGAGAGGAATAGCGATATACCGTTGCGTAGTTTTTAAAATGTGCAATGAATCCAAAAATAATCGCGCCAGCACCAATTCCAAGGTCAAATGCTGAGAAGAATGTAGCTGTTGCAACGCCTCGTCGGTGCGGTGCTACTCGGTCGATCATCCATGCTTGTAGTGCAGGTTGAATCGCTCCGAAACCACTTCCGTAGCATGCTGCTGCAATAATTAAGCTTGGAATGGTAGTCGTATACGACAATAAAATAATACCTGTAAACGTAATAATAACTCCTGGAATTATAACGAATGAATGACCTTTCGCATCATATAACTTTCCAGAAAATGGACGAGTAACAGCGATTGCAAGTGCATTAAATAAGAAGAAGAGGCTTATATCAGCAATGCCGACTTCCGTAGCAAATAACGTAATAAAGCTTCCGATTCCTCCGTACATTAATGTAATACATAATATTAATAATGAAGGAAGTAAAGCTTTGCGCTCAATAAATCCATCGAGAAAGGTACCGGATGTTTGCTTCGGTGGTTGTGGCGATTTTTTGATTTGAAGTAGTTTCGTTAATATTAATGAAACAATTGTACAGGAAAGTGCACATAAAAAAAGAATCGTGAAGTTATATGTTTGCATAAGCCAAAGTCCGATCAGTGGACCGAGCGCCATTGCAATCGTTCCAGAAAGTCCGAAATATCCCATGCCCTCACCGCGGCGAGCTTGCGGAATTAAATCTGAAACGACAGTTCCGTATGTAGTCGTTGTAATACCAAAACCAGCTCCATGTAAAATTCGAACGGCAAGCAATAGGAAAACAGTTGAAGCGAAAAGATAACTACCCATAGCGAGTAAACAAATAGCAGTGCCAATCATTAAAATGATTTTTTTATTGAATTTCTGCAAGGCGTTCCCAGTTAGCGGTCTAACAAAAAGTGCTGCAACGGTAAACATACCGACAACAAATCCGATATTGGAACTTGTGCCGCCAATTTCTTTCACATAAACAGGTAAAGTCGGAATTAACATTTGAAACCCTAAAAACATACATAAGTTTGCCAGAATTAGCGCAAAAAACTCTTTCGTCCATAACGGTTCTCGTTTTACGAGTATTGCTTCTCCCATATATTCATCCCCTATATAAAAAAATTCTCTTTTCTTTCGAGTATATGTATTGGTCAATGTAACAGTCAAGGAAGGTGCCTTGAAAACGTACAACAATTTTCGAGGGAAAAAAACTGACAAATTTGTGGAAAGACTACACAACTATGAAAAAAAGATGTAAAGTATAGATGTATAGACTAGTAATTGTTATGAATGATAGAAATTGTTTTTTCTTTAACGAAAGCGGATTCAAAGGATAGTGGAAGAGAAGGGGATATATACTTTTTCGCTACATATATTTGAAAAGGTTTACAATATGATGAAGAAAGAGGCGTGTACATATGAGACGATTAGGTATTTCTATTTATCCAGAACATTCAACAGTAGAGAAAGACAAGGAGTATTTAACATTAGCAAGTAAATACGGATTTAATCGTGTATTTACATGTTTATTATCTGTAGATGGTGAAAAAGAGAAAATTATAGAAGAGTTTAAAGAAACGATCTCTCATGCAAATGCATTAGGTTTCCAAGTGTTAGTTGATATTAGTCCAGCTATTTTTGAACAACTAGGTATTTCGTATAATGATTTATCGTTCTTCCATGAACTAGGTGCGTACGGTATTCGTTTAGATGTTGGATTCTCTGGTTTAGAAGAATCGATCATGACTTACAATCCATACGGCTTAAAAATTGAGATTAATATGAGTAACGGTACGAAGTATGTAGATAATATTATGAGTCATAGACCAAATCGTGAAAATTTAATTGGTTGCCATAATTTTTATCCGCATCGTTATTCAGGATTATCATACGATCATTTTATTAAATGCTCGAAACAATTTAAAGATTACGGTATGAGAACGGCTGCTTTTATTTCATCATTTGATGCAACATATGGACCTTGGCCAGTAACAGAAGGATTATGTACGTTAGAGCAGCATCGTGAATTACCAATGACAACACAAGCGAAGCATTTATTTGCGACGGAATTAATTGATGATGTTATTATTGCGAATGCATATGCGTCAGAAGAAGAATTAGAGGCACTAGGTGCATTAAATAAAGAGAAACAAACATTTGATATAGAGTTATATGATACAACGACAGAACTAGAAAGAATTATCGTATTAGACGAACCTCATTTTTATCGCGGGGATGTATCTGAATATATGATTCGCTCGACACAAAGCCGTGTGAAATATAAAAAAGAAGAGTTTAAACCTCATAATACGTGCGAAATTAAGCGTGGCGATCTTTTAATTGATAATGAGCAATATGGTCAATATAAAGGCGAATTACAAATTGCATTAAAAGACATGGTGAATACAGGAAAAACAAATGTAGTTGGCCGAATTGTGGAAGAGGAAATTTTCTTATTAGATTATTTACAAGCATGGGATAAATTCGGATTTACATTAAAGAAATAGATAAAATAAAAGGGAAAAACTACTGACTTCAGCAGCTTTTTCCCTTTTATATATATATAGTGAGAGGAAGAGCTATGACAAAGGTGCATCAGCGATTAATTTCTATTTTAGAAGAGTTTTTAGAAGAGAAATCGATGTTAAATCGAGCTTTTTTAGCAAGCCGTTTACATGTATCAACGAAGACGATTCAAAAAGATATAAAATTATTAAATGATATATTGGAAGAAAACGGAGCGAAAATTGAATCGCAAAGAGGGACTGGATACGAACTAGAAATTATACAAACGAAGAAGTTTGAAGAGTTTTGCATGAGTCTATTTCAAAAGCAGACGGAAAAGATCCCATCTTCTTATGAAGAAAGGGTAGCTTACATTCTGCAACGTATTTTAACGACAGAGGGATATGTGAAGCTTTCACAGTTAGCAGAGGAGATTTATGTGAGTAAATCGACTGTGAATTTAATTATGAAAGATGTTACAGATATATGTGGTCGCTATAAACTGCAAATTGAAAAGAGACCGTATTATGGTATACGTATTGTGGGTGAGGAGTTTCATATTCGTTCTTGTTTATCACAATATGGTTTACCGCGTTATGACCATACTCCGTTTCATGAGCAATTTGAGCAGAGTGATACATATTTATCGTTACCTCATATACCGCTTATCCGTTCGGTTATATTAAAGTATATTGAGGGAGGGACGATATATTTATCAGATATAGAAATTGATAATTTAGTCATTCATATTGCAATCGCATTAAAGCGTTGTGAAGATCAGCATTATATGAAAGGGCTGAATAAGGAGCAAGCTGAACTTATAATAAAGAAAGAATATGCAATTGCGAAACAGATTGTAGGGGATTTAGAGAAAGAGTTGCATCTTTCATTTCCAGAAGAAGAAGTTTTATATGTGACAATGCATTTATTAAGCACTGCTGTTACAGCGAAAGATCGTTATGAAAATGTGGAAGAACTAGTAGGGAAAGATCTATATGCATTCATGCAACATATTCTTTTTAAAGTAGCAGAAGAACGGAATCTTATTTTTTATTATGATGAAGAATTATTATTTGGATTTGGTGTTCATTTAAAAACGTTATTAAACCGTTTGAAGTATAAGTTAAATACGAGAAATCCTCTTTTGGCAGAAGTAAAAAAGAATTATCCGTATGCTTTTGAAATTGCGGTTCTCGTTGGAGATATAATTGGTGAATATACAGGTGAGTCGATTCCGGAAAGTGAAATTGGTTATATTGCGATTCATTTCGGCGGAGCGATGAGCCGTTTACAGGAACAGAATCAAAAGAAAAGATGTTTATTAGTTTGTGCGACTGGTCAAGGAAGCGCCCAGCTATTGAAATATAAAATTTTATCACAGTTCCGAGATAAATTAGAGATTGTAGGTATTACAGGTTATTATCAATTGAAAGTAGAAGACCTTTATAAAGATAAAATAGATTGTATTATTAGTACAATTCATATACCAAGTGGTTTGCCTGTGCCGGTTATAAAAGTGAACTCAATATTTGATGATACAGAGATTAAATCGATTGGTCAGCAGTTGTTTACGCATGTGAATAATAGTGTACAGCAATATATTAAGGAAGATTTAATCTTTTTAAATCATAGTGTTTCTACGAAAGAAGAGGTAATTCAGTTTTTATGTGAGAAAGCTGCTGAGAAAAACTATGTACCGGAAAACTTTTATGATTCTGTTATGGAAAGAGAAAATACATCTCCGACAGCGGTTGGGAATTTAGTTGCGATTCCTCATCCGATGCAGTTATTAAGTGCGGAAACATTTTTGATGTTTTGTACACTTGAAAAGGCTGTTGATTGGGGAGATAAAAAAGTACAACTAATTATTTTATTTAGTGTAAAGCGCAATAATAATGAAGATTTACAACGGCTTTATGATTTTTTATATGATATTATGTCTAGTCAAAGTACGATAGAGAAACTAAATCAAACTGAAGGTATTGAAGATTTTCAAGAGATTTTACTATTGGTTTAAAAAAGTATATAAAAACTTCCGTTACATAACGGAAGTTTTTTATGTTTAATTGTATGCGTTTTCATAATAAGATAAAAATATAGAAAAAAGATAGCTTGGGGGAATTTAAAATGACTGATATGCAAACTCCATTTGCGTTAATTTTACATGGTGGCAACGCGAGAAGCGCATCGCTTGAAGCAATTGCTTTTGCAAGACAAGGAGATTTTGAGAATGCGAGTGAAAAGATGAAACTTGCTAGTGAAGAAATTTCAGCAGCTCATCGTATTCAGACGGATTTAATTCAAGAGGAAGCAAGAGGAAATCATGCAGAAATAAGTTTACTGTTAGTGCATGCACAAGATCATTTAATGAATGCAATTACAGTGAAAGAACTTGCGGAAGAATTTATTACTCTTCATAAACGAGTGGAAGAGAAAGTGACAGTATAAGAT from Bacillus basilensis includes the following:
- a CDS encoding PTS lactose/cellobiose transporter subunit IIA, yielding MTDMQTPFALILHGGNARSASLEAIAFARQGDFENASEKMKLASEEISAAHRIQTDLIQEEARGNHAEISLLLVHAQDHLMNAITVKELAEEFITLHKRVEEKVTV
- a CDS encoding DUF871 domain-containing protein, which encodes MRRLGISIYPEHSTVEKDKEYLTLASKYGFNRVFTCLLSVDGEKEKIIEEFKETISHANALGFQVLVDISPAIFEQLGISYNDLSFFHELGAYGIRLDVGFSGLEESIMTYNPYGLKIEINMSNGTKYVDNIMSHRPNRENLIGCHNFYPHRYSGLSYDHFIKCSKQFKDYGMRTAAFISSFDATYGPWPVTEGLCTLEQHRELPMTTQAKHLFATELIDDVIIANAYASEEELEALGALNKEKQTFDIELYDTTTELERIIVLDEPHFYRGDVSEYMIRSTQSRVKYKKEEFKPHNTCEIKRGDLLIDNEQYGQYKGELQIALKDMVNTGKTNVVGRIVEEEIFLLDYLQAWDKFGFTLKK
- a CDS encoding MFS transporter produces the protein MGEAILVKREPLWTKEFFALILANLCMFLGFQMLIPTLPVYVKEIGGTSSNIGFVVGMFTVAALFVRPLTGNALQKFNKKIILMIGTAICLLAMGSYLFASTVFLLLAVRILHGAGFGITTTTYGTVVSDLIPQARRGEGMGYFGLSGTIAMALGPLIGLWLMQTYNFTILFLCALSCTIVSLILTKLLQIKKSPQPPKQTSGTFLDGFIERKALLPSLLILCITLMYGGIGSFITLFATEVGIADISLFFLFNALAIAVTRPFSGKLYDAKGHSFVIIPGVIITFTGIILLSYTTTIPSLIIAAACYGSGFGAIQPALQAWMIDRVAPHRRGVATATFFSAFDLGIGAGAIIFGFIAHFKNYATVYRYSSLLLIAFLFIYITSIRKQKHGDKNTEKAAG
- a CDS encoding YhdH/YhfP family quinone oxidoreductase; translated protein: MNHTSFRAIVVNETENKQFVRNVVEREVSSLPEGDVLIQVHYSSLNYKDALSATGNKGVTRTYPHTPGIDAAGVVVSSEDETIKLGDQVIVTGYDLGMNTSGGFGEYIRVPASWIISLPEGMSLKESMMYGTAGFTAALSVYKLIRAGVTPSMGDVLVTGATGGVGSVAVSILSKLGYNVVGATGKMEEEEVLLRLGAKKVIHRAELNDESGRPMLKGIYAGVIDTVGGHMLETALKTVKYGGCVTTCGNVAGQELQTTVYPFILRGISLLGVDSVQCPVDVRRDVWTLLASEWENKELLSYTEECTLEELDEKFTLILQGKLKGRTIVNMK
- a CDS encoding Na/Pi cotransporter family protein, whose translation is MEYNVQDMIFQFIGGLGIFLFGIKYMGDGLQQAAGDRLRDILDRFTTNPLMGVLAGMLVTVLIQSSSGTTALTVGLVSAGFMTLRQAIGVIMGANIGTTVTAFIIGIKIGEYALPVMAIGAILLFFFKNKKVHSVGQVVFGFGMLFFGLELMSAGMKPLRSLESFQELMVSMSDNPILGIIVGTVFTLIVQSSSATIGILQELFGQGAIDLQASLPVLFGDNIGTTITAVLAAIGTSIAARRAALVHVIFNIIGTIIFTILLVPFTSLIQYFQTSLNLNPEMTIAFAHGTFNVTNTIIQFPFIAVLAWIVTKIIRGEDSSINFKPQHLNPIFIEQSPAIALTEAQKEVVRMAEFSLHGLKEANQYLNTQDKKHENMATQLEGAINNLDKKITEYLVLLSEKPLSPSDSEKHSVLAGVVGDIERVGDHVENLVELVDFQISNRVSLSDEALAELNEMLELTISTLQDAVEALTNFDTELAQTVIAKERKIDQMERVLRKRHVLRLNERSCSGDASIIFVDMVSNLERIGDHAVNIADGVLGEQGKINLKQSL
- a CDS encoding BglG family transcription antiterminator; translation: MTKVHQRLISILEEFLEEKSMLNRAFLASRLHVSTKTIQKDIKLLNDILEENGAKIESQRGTGYELEIIQTKKFEEFCMSLFQKQTEKIPSSYEERVAYILQRILTTEGYVKLSQLAEEIYVSKSTVNLIMKDVTDICGRYKLQIEKRPYYGIRIVGEEFHIRSCLSQYGLPRYDHTPFHEQFEQSDTYLSLPHIPLIRSVILKYIEGGTIYLSDIEIDNLVIHIAIALKRCEDQHYMKGLNKEQAELIIKKEYAIAKQIVGDLEKELHLSFPEEEVLYVTMHLLSTAVTAKDRYENVEELVGKDLYAFMQHILFKVAEERNLIFYYDEELLFGFGVHLKTLLNRLKYKLNTRNPLLAEVKKNYPYAFEIAVLVGDIIGEYTGESIPESEIGYIAIHFGGAMSRLQEQNQKKRCLLVCATGQGSAQLLKYKILSQFRDKLEIVGITGYYQLKVEDLYKDKIDCIISTIHIPSGLPVPVIKVNSIFDDTEIKSIGQQLFTHVNNSVQQYIKEDLIFLNHSVSTKEEVIQFLCEKAAEKNYVPENFYDSVMERENTSPTAVGNLVAIPHPMQLLSAETFLMFCTLEKAVDWGDKKVQLIILFSVKRNNNEDLQRLYDFLYDIMSSQSTIEKLNQTEGIEDFQEILLLV